The following proteins come from a genomic window of Megalobrama amblycephala isolate DHTTF-2021 linkage group LG1, ASM1881202v1, whole genome shotgun sequence:
- the LOC125280184 gene encoding oocyte zinc finger protein XlCOF6-like isoform X1 has product MFRSVKSLLRSALPTITSSVKLLSHKFSNKYWNIPIRRASKHQEMLKSAKTEFIKEDSENMSDPEPCRMKHNEDTEEQRDMFKEEEDSKELSEVEEKHHVKPGEKPLSRSKTKKTFLKKRTANKSFTCTQCGKSVTTKQSLEHHMRIHNGEKPFTCNQCGKSFSEKRNLEVHVRVHTGEKPFKCDQCEKRFSRKDNLEIHMRIHTGEKPFTCDQCGKSFTQKPNLRKHMKSHTGVKPFTCDQCGTSFASKVCLREHMRIHTGEKPFTCDRCGKSFPYKRSLNTHLRLHTGEKVFTCDQCGKSFTQKIHLKVHMMIHTGEKPHVCDKCGKSFIGSARLKSHMRIHTGEKPFMCVLCEKSFTCKESLDHHLKVHTGERPFTCDQCGKSFMDSSKHKRHMKIHTGEKPYACDKCGMSFTESGNLKSHMRVHTGEKPLACDKCGKSFGDSGHLKRHMRIHTGEKPFMCEQCEKRFSNKYNLKLHMRIHTGEKPFTCDQCGTSFKDKPSLELHMRVHTGEKPYMCVHCEKRFTHRQNLNAHLRIHTGEKPFTCDHCGKTFIVSSNLKKHLTVHTKQKPHSCSVCGKSFSLLQSLQTHEKIHTGVKPYMCFECEKPFTHASALRQHKKIHTGERPHKCSYCEKRFNKSADLKTHERIHTGERPYKCSHCDKRFIRSADLKTHERIHSREKPHTCDQCGNSFSYKSHLKLHMKIHAVKKPLNGETN; this is encoded by the exons aTCAGCTCTGCCCACaatcacatcatcagtgaagctcctctcACATAAATTCTCCAATAAATactggaatattcccatcagacgaGCATCAAAGCATCAGGAAATgctgaaatctgcaaagactgagtttattaaagaggacagtgagaacatgagtgatccagaaccctgcagaatgaaacacaatgaagatactgaagaacaaagag ATATGTTTAAAGAGGAGGAGGACAGtaaagaactgagtgaagtggaagagaaacatcatgtcaaacctggagaaaaacctttgagtcgctcaaagactaaaaagacatttttaaagaaaagaacagCAAATAAATCtttcacctgcactcagtgtggaaagagtgtGACAACCAAACAAAGTCTTGAGcatcacatgaggatccacaacggagagaagccgttcacatgtaatcagtgtggaaagagtttctcagagaaacgAAATCTTGAGGTTCATGtaagagttcatactggagaaaagccattcaaatgtgatcagtgtgaaaagagattCTCAAGAAAAGATAATCTAGAgattcacatgaggatccacactggagagaaaccattcacatgtgatcagtgtgggaagagtttcacacaaaaaccAAATCTTAGGAAACACATGAAGAGCCACACTGGAGTGaagccattcacatgtgatcaatgtgggacaAGCTTCGCATCAAAAGTATGTCTTCGGgaacacatgaggatccacactggagagaagccgttcacatgtgatcgatgtgggaagagtttcccGTACAAACGAAGTCTTAACACGCACTTGAGacttcatactggagagaaggtgttcacatgtgatcagtgtgggaagagtttcacacaaaaaatacaCCTTAAGGTTCACAtgatgatccacactggagagaagccgcatGTATGTGAtaaatgtgggaagagtttcataGGTTCAGCACGCCTTAAAAGTCACATGAGAATccacacaggagagaagccgttcatgtgtgttctgtgtgaaaAGAGTTTCACATGCAAAGAAAGTCTTGATCATCACCTGaaagttcatactggagagagaccgttcacatgtgatcaatgtgggaagagtttcatggattcttcaaaacataaaagacacatgaaaatccacactggagagaagccgtacgcATGTGATAAATGTGGGATGAGTTTCACAGAATCAGGAAACCTTAAGAGTCACATGAGAgtccacaccggagagaagccgttgGCATGTGATAAATGTGGGAAGAGCTTCGGGGATTCAGGACACCTTAAGAGACACATGagaatccacactggagaaaagcctttcatGTGTGAACAGTGTGAAAAGAGATTCTCAAACAAATATAATCTTAAGCTTCACATGagaatccacactggagagaaaccgttcacatgtgatcagtgcgggACAAGCTTCAAAGATAAACCAAGTCTTGagcttcacatgagagttcacaccggagagaagccataCATGTGTGTTCATTGTGAAAAGAGATTCACTCACAGACAAAATCTTAATGCTCACTTgaggatccacaccggagagaagccattcacatgtgatcactgcggcaaaacatttattgtgtcaTCAAACCTGAAGAAACACCTGACAGTTCATACGAAgcagaagccacattcatgttctgtgtgtggaaagagtttttcactgctgCAAAGTTTACAAACACATGAGAAAATACATACTGGTGTAAAACCTtatatgtgctttgagtgtgagaagccTTTTACTCATGCAAGTGCTCTAAGGCAGCATAAGaagattcacactggagaaagacCTCACAAGTGTTCATACTGTGAAAAGAGATTCAATAAGTCAGcagatctgaaaacacatgagaggattcacactggagaaagaccttacaagtgttcacactgtgacaagagattcattcGGTCAGcagatctgaaaacacatgagaggattcacagcagagagaagccgcacacgtgtgatcaATGTGGAAATAGTTTCTCTTATAAAAGTCACCTGAAGCttcacatgaagatccatgcagtgaaGAAACCACTTAATGGAGAAACCAATTAG
- the LOC125280184 gene encoding oocyte zinc finger protein XlCOF6-like isoform X2, translated as MLKSAKTEFIKEDSENMSDPEPCRMKHNEDTEEQRDMFKEEEDSKELSEVEEKHHVKPGEKPLSRSKTKKTFLKKRTANKSFTCTQCGKSVTTKQSLEHHMRIHNGEKPFTCNQCGKSFSEKRNLEVHVRVHTGEKPFKCDQCEKRFSRKDNLEIHMRIHTGEKPFTCDQCGKSFTQKPNLRKHMKSHTGVKPFTCDQCGTSFASKVCLREHMRIHTGEKPFTCDRCGKSFPYKRSLNTHLRLHTGEKVFTCDQCGKSFTQKIHLKVHMMIHTGEKPHVCDKCGKSFIGSARLKSHMRIHTGEKPFMCVLCEKSFTCKESLDHHLKVHTGERPFTCDQCGKSFMDSSKHKRHMKIHTGEKPYACDKCGMSFTESGNLKSHMRVHTGEKPLACDKCGKSFGDSGHLKRHMRIHTGEKPFMCEQCEKRFSNKYNLKLHMRIHTGEKPFTCDQCGTSFKDKPSLELHMRVHTGEKPYMCVHCEKRFTHRQNLNAHLRIHTGEKPFTCDHCGKTFIVSSNLKKHLTVHTKQKPHSCSVCGKSFSLLQSLQTHEKIHTGVKPYMCFECEKPFTHASALRQHKKIHTGERPHKCSYCEKRFNKSADLKTHERIHTGERPYKCSHCDKRFIRSADLKTHERIHSREKPHTCDQCGNSFSYKSHLKLHMKIHAVKKPLNGETN; from the exons ATgctgaaatctgcaaagactgagtttattaaagaggacagtgagaacatgagtgatccagaaccctgcagaatgaaacacaatgaagatactgaagaacaaagag ATATGTTTAAAGAGGAGGAGGACAGtaaagaactgagtgaagtggaagagaaacatcatgtcaaacctggagaaaaacctttgagtcgctcaaagactaaaaagacatttttaaagaaaagaacagCAAATAAATCtttcacctgcactcagtgtggaaagagtgtGACAACCAAACAAAGTCTTGAGcatcacatgaggatccacaacggagagaagccgttcacatgtaatcagtgtggaaagagtttctcagagaaacgAAATCTTGAGGTTCATGtaagagttcatactggagaaaagccattcaaatgtgatcagtgtgaaaagagattCTCAAGAAAAGATAATCTAGAgattcacatgaggatccacactggagagaaaccattcacatgtgatcagtgtgggaagagtttcacacaaaaaccAAATCTTAGGAAACACATGAAGAGCCACACTGGAGTGaagccattcacatgtgatcaatgtgggacaAGCTTCGCATCAAAAGTATGTCTTCGGgaacacatgaggatccacactggagagaagccgttcacatgtgatcgatgtgggaagagtttcccGTACAAACGAAGTCTTAACACGCACTTGAGacttcatactggagagaaggtgttcacatgtgatcagtgtgggaagagtttcacacaaaaaatacaCCTTAAGGTTCACAtgatgatccacactggagagaagccgcatGTATGTGAtaaatgtgggaagagtttcataGGTTCAGCACGCCTTAAAAGTCACATGAGAATccacacaggagagaagccgttcatgtgtgttctgtgtgaaaAGAGTTTCACATGCAAAGAAAGTCTTGATCATCACCTGaaagttcatactggagagagaccgttcacatgtgatcaatgtgggaagagtttcatggattcttcaaaacataaaagacacatgaaaatccacactggagagaagccgtacgcATGTGATAAATGTGGGATGAGTTTCACAGAATCAGGAAACCTTAAGAGTCACATGAGAgtccacaccggagagaagccgttgGCATGTGATAAATGTGGGAAGAGCTTCGGGGATTCAGGACACCTTAAGAGACACATGagaatccacactggagaaaagcctttcatGTGTGAACAGTGTGAAAAGAGATTCTCAAACAAATATAATCTTAAGCTTCACATGagaatccacactggagagaaaccgttcacatgtgatcagtgcgggACAAGCTTCAAAGATAAACCAAGTCTTGagcttcacatgagagttcacaccggagagaagccataCATGTGTGTTCATTGTGAAAAGAGATTCACTCACAGACAAAATCTTAATGCTCACTTgaggatccacaccggagagaagccattcacatgtgatcactgcggcaaaacatttattgtgtcaTCAAACCTGAAGAAACACCTGACAGTTCATACGAAgcagaagccacattcatgttctgtgtgtggaaagagtttttcactgctgCAAAGTTTACAAACACATGAGAAAATACATACTGGTGTAAAACCTtatatgtgctttgagtgtgagaagccTTTTACTCATGCAAGTGCTCTAAGGCAGCATAAGaagattcacactggagaaagacCTCACAAGTGTTCATACTGTGAAAAGAGATTCAATAAGTCAGcagatctgaaaacacatgagaggattcacactggagaaagaccttacaagtgttcacactgtgacaagagattcattcGGTCAGcagatctgaaaacacatgagaggattcacagcagagagaagccgcacacgtgtgatcaATGTGGAAATAGTTTCTCTTATAAAAGTCACCTGAAGCttcacatgaagatccatgcagtgaaGAAACCACTTAATGGAGAAACCAATTAG